The DNA window GAGCCTGATTTTGATGATGAAAAAACTATTTCTATGGGAATTGAAGCAGCAAGACTTTTAAGCAGAGTTGATGTAGGTCAAACAGTTGTATGTAGAGATAGAGCAGTTATTGCGGTGGAAGGTATAGAAGGGACAGATGAAACTTTAAAAAGAGCAGGACAATACTCAGATAAAGATAATATTTTAATAAAAGTGTCAAGACCTCAACAAGATATGAGAGTAGATGTACCAGTTATTGGGCTTAATACTATTGAAACTGCAATAAAAAATGGTTTTAAAGGTATAGTTGCCCAAGCTAAAAAAATGATATTTTTAAATCAAAAAGAGTGTATAGAATTAGCTAATAAAAATAATATTTTTATAGTTGGAAAGAAAATCTAGGAGGGGCTTATGAAATTTTTTGTTTCAACAGGAGAGGCTTCTGGAGATTTACATTTGTCTTATTTAGTAAAAAGTGTAAAAGCAAGATATAAAAATATAGATTTTGTTGGAGTAGCAGGGGAAAAATCTCAAAAAGAGGGAGTAGAGATACTTCAAGATATAAATGAACTTGCTATTATGGGTTTTACTGAAGTCTTAAAAAAATATAAATTTCTAAAACAAAAAGCCTATGAATATTTACAATATATTAAAGATAATCAAATAAAAAATGTTATTTTAGTTGACTATGGAGGCTTTAATGTAAAGTTTTTAGAGCTTTTAAAAAATGAAATTAAAGATATAAAGATTTTTTACTATATCCCCCCAAAAGTTTGGATATGGGGAGAAAAAAGAGTTGAAAAATTAAGACTTGCAGACTATATAATGGTTATATTTCCTTGGGAAGTAGATTTCTATAAGAAACATAATATAAATGCTATCTATTTTGGAAATCCTTTTACAGATTTTTATAAAAAAGTTGAAAGAACTGGAAATAAAATTTTATTACTTCCTGGAAGTAGAAGACAGGAAATAAAAGCTATGTTACCAGTTTTTGAAGAAATTATAAATGATTTAAAAGAAGATAAATTTATTTTAAAATTAAATTCAATTCAAGATTTAAAATATACAGAAAATTTTAAAAAATATGATAATGTTGAAATTATTATTGATAAAAAATTAAAAGATATAGTTTCTGATTGTAAACTTTCGGTTGCAACTTCTGGAACAATTACACTTGAATTAGCACTTTTAGGATTACCTAGTATAGTTGTGTATAAAACAACATTTATAAATTATTTGATAGGAAAATATATTTTAAAAATAGGTTATATATCTTTACCAAACTTAGTTTTAAATAATGAAATTTTCCCAGAACTTATTCAAAAAGATTGTGAAGCTAAAAATATTGAAAAGCATATGAAAAAGATTTTGGAGAATTTACCAGAAATTGAAGGAAAAATTGAAAATATGAGAAAAAAAGTGGAAGGAAAAGCTGTTGTAGAAAGTTATGCAGATTTTCTTGTTAAGGAAGGAAAATGAAAATATTAAAATTTAAAAATAAATCTCTAAATATTTTCTTAGGTTACAGTTATAGATATAAAAAATATATGATAGCAGTTATTATCCTATCAATTATAGCATCATCTATGAGTGCAGTACCTGCCTGGTTAAGCAAAAAATTTGTTGATGATGTATTGATAAAACAAAATAAAGAGATGTTTATGTGGATAATAGGTGGAATTTTTGCTGCCACTGTTATTAAAGTTGTTTCATCATATTATTCTGAGATAGCTTCAAATTTTGTAACTGAGACTATAAAAAGAGAGATAAAAATAGATATATTTTCTCATTTAGAGAAATTACCGATAAGTTATTTTAAAAGGAATAAA is part of the Fusobacterium nucleatum genome and encodes:
- the lpxB gene encoding lipid-A-disaccharide synthase; this translates as MKFFVSTGEASGDLHLSYLVKSVKARYKNIDFVGVAGEKSQKEGVEILQDINELAIMGFTEVLKKYKFLKQKAYEYLQYIKDNQIKNVILVDYGGFNVKFLELLKNEIKDIKIFYYIPPKVWIWGEKRVEKLRLADYIMVIFPWEVDFYKKHNINAIYFGNPFTDFYKKVERTGNKILLLPGSRRQEIKAMLPVFEEIINDLKEDKFILKLNSIQDLKYTENFKKYDNVEIIIDKKLKDIVSDCKLSVATSGTITLELALLGLPSIVVYKTTFINYLIGKYILKIGYISLPNLVLNNEIFPELIQKDCEAKNIEKHMKKILENLPEIEGKIENMRKKVEGKAVVESYADFLVKEGK